A stretch of bacterium DNA encodes these proteins:
- the ligA gene encoding NAD-dependent DNA ligase LigA: MNDTGPESRAAWLRHQLSLYDYHYYVLDDPLVADFEYDQLYHELERLEEAHPELAVPESPTRRVGGQAREGFSQVSHSVPMLSLDNSYSEEDLREFDLRVARGLGEDTPRVYVAELKLDGLGVSLRYEKGRFVQGATRGDGRVGEDVTLNLRTVKSLPLSLRAPAGGSVPELVEVRGEVYMTRAGLEAANSQRQEDGEPPFANPRNAAAGSLRLLDPALTAARPLKVFLYQLVRNESTPGLPPFERHSQVLEYLKSLGLPVDPHWRRCEGIEAVLDYCREWDKRRDELQYNIDGVVLKLDDLAAREGLGFTAKHPRWAMAYKFAPEQARTRLVAIDVQVGRTGALTPTARLEPVFLAGTTVSNASLHNEEEVARKDIRVGDWVWIEKAGEIIPQVVAVDLKARPEGSAPWQAPEHCPVCGAAAARPEGEVVRRCTNLSCPAQLRQRIEHFCSREALDIQGLGPALVEQLTGNGLVREVADLYSLKPENLAALERMGEKSAANVVREIEASKDRHPARLLFALGIRHVGATVAELLVRHFGSLEALEGRPAEELAAVEGIGPVIAESLSAFFAEEKNRGQLKRLREAGCRTALAEAEKAPAAGRLVGKKFVITGTLGSLSRSEAEARIKALGGAVSGSVSAKTDYLVLGAEPGSKLEKARKLNVEVLDEGQFIRLLEQG; encoded by the coding sequence ATGAATGACACCGGCCCCGAGTCCCGGGCGGCCTGGCTGCGCCATCAGCTCAGCCTGTACGACTACCATTACTACGTGCTGGATGATCCGCTGGTGGCGGATTTCGAATACGACCAGCTCTACCACGAGCTGGAGCGCCTGGAAGAGGCACACCCCGAGCTGGCCGTGCCCGAAAGCCCCACCCGGCGCGTGGGCGGCCAGGCGCGCGAGGGATTCAGCCAGGTGTCCCACAGCGTCCCGATGCTCAGCCTGGACAACTCCTACAGCGAGGAGGACCTGCGCGAGTTCGACCTGCGGGTGGCCCGCGGCCTGGGCGAGGACACGCCCCGGGTCTACGTGGCCGAGCTGAAGCTGGACGGCCTGGGGGTGAGCCTGCGCTACGAGAAGGGCCGCTTCGTGCAGGGTGCCACGCGCGGGGATGGCCGAGTGGGGGAGGACGTGACACTCAACCTGCGCACGGTGAAAAGCCTGCCCCTGAGCCTGCGCGCTCCAGCGGGCGGCTCTGTCCCGGAGCTGGTCGAGGTGCGCGGCGAGGTCTACATGACCCGCGCTGGCCTGGAGGCGGCCAACTCCCAGCGCCAGGAGGACGGCGAGCCGCCGTTCGCCAACCCGCGCAACGCCGCCGCGGGCAGCCTGCGCCTTCTGGACCCGGCCCTCACCGCCGCGCGCCCGCTCAAGGTTTTCCTCTACCAGCTCGTGCGAAACGAAAGTACGCCCGGCCTGCCGCCTTTCGAGCGCCACAGCCAGGTGCTGGAGTATCTTAAAAGCCTGGGCCTGCCGGTGGACCCGCACTGGCGTCGCTGCGAGGGGATCGAGGCGGTGCTGGACTACTGCCGCGAGTGGGACAAACGCAGGGATGAGTTGCAGTACAACATCGACGGGGTGGTGCTCAAGCTGGATGACCTGGCCGCCCGCGAGGGCCTGGGGTTCACTGCCAAGCACCCGCGCTGGGCCATGGCCTACAAGTTCGCCCCGGAGCAGGCCCGCACCCGGCTCGTCGCCATCGACGTGCAGGTGGGGCGGACCGGAGCGCTCACCCCCACCGCGCGCCTGGAGCCGGTGTTCCTGGCCGGGACCACGGTCTCCAACGCCAGCCTGCACAACGAGGAGGAGGTGGCGCGCAAGGACATCCGGGTGGGCGACTGGGTCTGGATCGAGAAAGCCGGCGAGATAATTCCCCAGGTGGTGGCGGTGGACCTCAAGGCCCGTCCGGAGGGGAGCGCGCCCTGGCAGGCGCCGGAGCATTGCCCGGTCTGCGGCGCGGCGGCTGCGCGGCCCGAGGGCGAGGTCGTACGGCGCTGCACCAACCTGTCCTGCCCGGCCCAGCTTCGCCAGCGGATCGAGCATTTCTGCAGCCGCGAGGCACTGGACATCCAGGGCCTGGGGCCGGCCCTGGTGGAGCAGCTGACCGGGAATGGCCTTGTGCGCGAGGTGGCCGACCTCTACAGCCTCAAGCCCGAGAACCTGGCGGCCCTGGAGCGCATGGGAGAAAAAAGCGCGGCCAACGTGGTCCGCGAGATCGAGGCCTCGAAGGACCGTCACCCGGCGCGTCTTCTTTTCGCCCTGGGCATCCGTCACGTGGGCGCCACCGTGGCCGAGCTGCTGGTCCGTCATTTCGGTTCGCTGGAGGCGCTGGAGGGCCGCCCGGCCGAGGAGCTGGCCGCGGTGGAGGGGATCGGCCCGGTGATAGCCGAGTCGCTGAGCGCCTTCTTCGCCGAGGAGAAAAACCGCGGACAGCTTAAGCGTCTGCGCGAGGCCGGCTGCCGCACCGCCCTGGCCGAGGCCGAGAAAGCCCCGGCCGCCGGGCGCCTGGTTGGGAAAAAATTCGTCATCACCGGCACCCTCGGCTCGCTGTCGCGCAGCGAGGCGGAGGCGCGGATCAAGGCCCTGGGCGGTGCGGTGAGCGGCTCGGTCAGCGCCAAAACGGATTACCTGGTGCTGGGGGCCGAGCCCGGCTCCAAGCTCGAAAAAGCGCGCAAGCTGAACGTGGAGGTGCTGGACGAGGGCCAGTTCATCCGCCTGCTGGAACAGGGCTGA
- a CDS encoding HAMP domain-containing protein, with translation MTTRSVKFGVRSRLVLLITALLAGTSATQFYLNWRQQQEVLARLVRLNHEINQTVRDIDRQIQQRASRLSAPMRASDSLPEEAAPGSVEQAAVRRELESFIQFVNSNFSRMLSGQDLERAMLEHVARLRRLADSEQPAPEGWSFFSVTLSVMDEMSRKSPRWHYEISSNPAVQTPDNILQVSIPVIEEGQVRFVHMQYEISDFLEQFHHFQVTSLLVTLSVLGVGLTIAILFAGYFTRPIRRLSDSFNRVEQGDLDCRIEVGRRDEIGQLVDGFNRMVERLKQNKDLEKTVFRQERLSSLGELAAGIAHEIKNPLNAIRLTLQHMGDKLKLESEGDRALWERYSPNIQREVTRLTKIVDTFLNFSRMNELERSPVDLNALVEEVLTLLARDAAGRGVRVETDYAGRTLVKNVDPEKIKTVLLNLVINAIQAMPSGGRLTVRTVGGPGAPARISVADTGCGIAPENLERIFDLFYSSKENGSGLGLPIVNNIVRDHGGEIKVKSSLGTGSEFTVTLP, from the coding sequence ATGACCACCCGAAGCGTGAAATTCGGCGTGCGCTCGCGCCTGGTGCTTCTGATCACGGCCCTGCTGGCCGGGACCAGCGCCACCCAATTCTACCTGAACTGGCGTCAGCAGCAGGAGGTGCTGGCCCGTCTGGTGCGTCTCAACCACGAGATCAACCAGACCGTGCGCGACATCGACCGCCAGATCCAGCAGCGCGCCAGCCGTCTGTCCGCCCCCATGCGCGCCTCCGATTCACTCCCGGAGGAGGCCGCCCCCGGCTCGGTCGAGCAGGCGGCGGTCCGACGGGAACTGGAGAGCTTCATCCAGTTCGTGAACAGCAATTTCAGCCGCATGCTCAGCGGGCAGGACCTGGAGCGGGCCATGCTCGAGCATGTGGCCCGCCTGCGCCGTCTGGCCGATTCGGAACAGCCCGCCCCCGAGGGCTGGTCCTTTTTCTCGGTCACTCTCTCGGTGATGGATGAGATGAGCCGCAAAAGCCCGCGCTGGCACTACGAGATCAGCTCCAATCCGGCGGTCCAGACCCCGGACAACATCCTGCAGGTCAGCATCCCGGTGATCGAGGAGGGCCAGGTCCGGTTCGTGCACATGCAGTATGAAATCTCGGATTTCCTTGAGCAGTTCCACCACTTCCAGGTGACCAGCCTGCTGGTGACCCTCTCGGTGTTGGGCGTGGGTCTTACCATAGCCATACTGTTCGCCGGCTATTTCACCCGCCCGATCCGCCGTCTGAGCGACAGCTTCAACCGCGTGGAGCAGGGCGACCTGGACTGCCGGATCGAGGTGGGGCGGCGCGATGAGATCGGCCAACTGGTGGACGGGTTCAACCGGATGGTGGAGCGGCTCAAGCAGAACAAGGACCTTGAAAAAACCGTTTTCCGCCAGGAGCGCCTGAGTTCCCTGGGTGAGCTGGCCGCAGGGATCGCCCACGAGATCAAGAACCCGCTCAACGCCATCCGCCTGACATTGCAGCACATGGGCGACAAGCTCAAGCTGGAGTCGGAGGGCGACCGCGCCCTCTGGGAGCGCTACAGCCCCAACATCCAGCGCGAGGTGACCCGTCTGACCAAGATCGTGGACACGTTCCTCAATTTCTCGCGCATGAACGAGCTGGAGCGCTCGCCGGTCGACCTCAACGCCCTGGTGGAGGAGGTGCTGACCCTGCTGGCGCGGGATGCCGCCGGCCGCGGGGTGCGCGTGGAGACCGATTATGCGGGACGCACCCTGGTCAAGAACGTGGACCCGGAAAAGATCAAGACCGTGCTGCTCAACCTGGTGATCAACGCGATCCAGGCCATGCCCTCGGGCGGGCGGCTCACGGTGCGCACCGTGGGCGGCCCCGGCGCCCCGGCGCGGATCAGCGTGGCCGACACCGGCTGCGGGATCGCCCCGGAGAACCTGGAGCGCATTTTCGACCTGTTCTACTCCTCCAAGGAGAACGGGTCGGGCCTGGGCCTGCCCATTGTCAACAACATCGTGCGCGACCATGGCGGCGAGATAAAGGTGAAGAGCAGCCTGGGCACGGGCAGCGAGTTCACGGTAACCCTACCCTGA
- a CDS encoding trypsin-like peptidase domain-containing protein produces MAIRRFPGIKRSAGALFLSVGLVLCLLSAKAGAAAVAAGRQSETEQTADRLNRTFMQVGESVTPTVVSIISSHHTEARASTRRGEAESLGSGVIVSAAGYVLTNNHVIEGAEKIRVLVSSGRTYEAEVVGADYTTDLAVLRLLKLEPGAHLPVIRFGDSDSCKIGAWVLAIGNPMELGISVTAGIVSAKSRRIDILSDNPQNVQGNVDQSIESFIQTDAVINPGNSGGALVNLKGELVGINTAIASSTGVYQGYGFAIPVNLARRVMEDLIALGRVVRPVLGVLIQTVNPTQARALGLPSPQGVLIEDFTPRAGSPAETAGLQRADVVLAVDGREVGASHQLQEAIAKHRPGETVRVKVFREGRELEYSVKLGRKEIASVRTEPADSIPEPPRNSSLGLQLRGITARDVRELDLENRSGVLVEQVSDGGVALRAGLNAGDVILRINRKPVNSLSEAQGLLDGLPSGSAALIMVFRGGTTHFVGLEMP; encoded by the coding sequence ATGGCGATTCGACGGTTTCCAGGCATCAAACGCTCCGCCGGGGCGCTGTTTCTGTCTGTCGGGCTGGTCCTTTGCCTTCTGTCGGCAAAGGCCGGGGCGGCCGCGGTGGCAGCGGGCCGCCAGAGCGAGACGGAGCAGACCGCCGACCGTCTTAACCGCACTTTCATGCAGGTGGGCGAGTCGGTGACCCCGACCGTGGTTAGCATCATTTCGAGCCACCACACCGAGGCCCGCGCAAGCACCCGCCGCGGCGAGGCCGAAAGCCTGGGCAGCGGAGTGATAGTCTCGGCCGCGGGCTACGTGCTGACTAACAACCACGTGATCGAGGGGGCCGAGAAAATCCGGGTGCTGGTCTCCAGCGGACGCACCTACGAGGCCGAGGTGGTGGGCGCCGACTACACCACCGACCTGGCGGTGCTGAGGCTGCTTAAGCTGGAGCCCGGCGCGCACCTGCCGGTGATCCGTTTCGGCGACAGCGATTCGTGCAAGATCGGGGCCTGGGTCCTGGCGATCGGCAACCCGATGGAGCTGGGCATCTCGGTGACCGCTGGGATCGTGAGCGCCAAAAGCCGCCGGATCGATATCCTGAGCGACAACCCGCAGAACGTGCAGGGCAACGTGGACCAGTCGATAGAAAGTTTCATCCAGACCGACGCCGTGATAAACCCGGGCAACTCGGGCGGCGCGCTGGTCAACCTCAAGGGCGAGCTGGTCGGGATCAACACCGCTATAGCCAGCAGCACGGGCGTTTATCAGGGCTACGGTTTCGCCATCCCGGTCAACCTGGCCCGGCGGGTGATGGAGGACCTGATCGCCCTGGGGCGCGTGGTGCGCCCTGTTCTGGGGGTGCTGATCCAGACCGTGAACCCGACCCAGGCGCGCGCCCTGGGTCTGCCCAGCCCGCAGGGAGTGCTGATCGAGGATTTCACGCCGCGCGCCGGTTCGCCGGCTGAGACCGCGGGCCTTCAGCGGGCGGATGTGGTGCTGGCGGTGGACGGGCGCGAGGTGGGCGCCAGCCACCAGCTCCAGGAGGCCATCGCCAAGCACCGTCCCGGCGAGACCGTGCGCGTGAAAGTGTTCCGCGAGGGACGCGAGCTGGAGTACAGTGTCAAGCTGGGCCGCAAGGAGATCGCCTCGGTCCGGACCGAGCCGGCCGATTCGATCCCCGAGCCGCCGCGCAACAGCAGTCTGGGGCTTCAGCTCCGGGGCATCACGGCGCGGGATGTTCGCGAGCTTGACCTGGAGAACCGCAGCGGGGTCCTGGTGGAGCAGGTGTCCGACGGCGGTGTGGCTTTGCGCGCCGGGCTCAACGCCGGGGACGTGATCCTGAGGATCAACCGCAAGCCGGTGAACAGCCTGTCCGAGGCCCAGGGCCTGCTGGACGGTCTGCCCTCGGGCAGCGCGGCGCTGATCATGGTGTTTCGCGGCGGGACCACGCACTTCGTGGGCCTGGAGATGCCTTAA
- a CDS encoding DUF481 domain-containing protein → MFRVLYSAVFLLLSLCLSLASPLTASVEEVSSTTALDSLRSAADSLSHAADSLARALDSLAVKPAPAPPKPAAAPTPATKKKPWEMGLGLGYTLNRGNSRQTSLVTSLNLARAGERTHFNTEATSTNASSEGGKKTQKAALRSKLELKHSERFFYFSTLDLDHNREAGLDLRVAPGLGAGIAVLTARKVKLNLNLGANPITEYFRGRTSTTRGHYLAIQELKLRFNSRSRLEQSLTFQPRVDKIESYLLNFNLSLSNELTHAFSLKVNLEGKYNSRPPVHVPAYRRQDWMLYTAFSYSLW, encoded by the coding sequence ATGTTCCGAGTCCTTTACTCTGCCGTATTCCTGCTCCTGTCACTTTGTCTGAGCCTGGCAAGCCCGCTCACGGCCAGTGTGGAGGAGGTCTCCTCAACCACCGCCCTGGACAGCCTGCGCAGCGCCGCCGATTCACTTTCCCATGCCGCGGACTCCCTGGCCCGCGCCCTGGACTCCCTGGCCGTCAAGCCGGCCCCGGCCCCGCCCAAACCTGCGGCTGCGCCCACCCCCGCAACCAAGAAAAAACCCTGGGAGATGGGTCTCGGCCTGGGCTACACCCTGAACCGCGGCAACAGCCGCCAGACTTCGTTGGTCACCAGCCTCAACCTGGCGCGCGCGGGCGAGCGCACCCATTTCAACACCGAGGCCACCTCGACCAACGCCTCGAGCGAGGGCGGCAAGAAAACGCAGAAAGCCGCCCTGCGTTCGAAACTCGAACTCAAGCACAGCGAGCGCTTTTTCTATTTCTCCACCCTGGACCTGGACCACAACCGCGAGGCCGGCCTGGACCTGCGCGTGGCCCCCGGCCTGGGCGCCGGCATCGCGGTGCTCACGGCCAGGAAAGTCAAGCTCAACCTCAACCTGGGCGCCAACCCGATCACCGAATATTTCCGCGGCCGGACCAGCACCACGCGCGGCCACTACCTGGCCATCCAGGAACTCAAGCTGCGGTTCAACTCGCGCTCGCGCCTGGAACAGAGCCTCACTTTCCAGCCACGGGTGGACAAGATCGAATCCTACCTGCTCAATTTCAACCTCTCGCTCAGCAATGAGCTGACCCATGCGTTCAGCCTCAAGGTGAACCTGGAGGGCAAGTACAACAGCCGCCCCCCCGTTCATGTGCCGGCCTACAGGCGCCAGGACTGGATGCTCTACACCGCGTTCAGCTACAGTCTCTGGTGA